AAAACAAAGAACGAATACCAGCTGACCGATGGACTGGCTCAAATGATAAAAAATGGCGAGCCCTTCTATATTTTGAAAATAAAAAACTGGTTTGACTGTGGAACTCCTGACGCGCTCATTGATACGAATCGCCATTTACTTAAAAAGAACCATTATTTTCGTCCTCATAATAAAATGAAAATTATCGCCCCAGTATACATACCCGATTCTGTAGAAATAATAGACTCAATCGTCGGTCCTAATGTTTCCGTAGGCGAGTATGTCAAGATAAAAAATTCAATAATCCAGGATTCAATAATAAACAACAATACAATAATTGAAAATGCAATTTTAAGTAAATCAATAATTGGCCAGAATGCCATTGTTCGTGGCAGTTTCAAAAGATTGAATGTTGGCGATTCTTCAATCATTGAATTTCCCTAATGATTTTTAATCTTTTATCAATTATATTTTTTGGAGAATTATTTCTAAATCCACCAGAAATTCAAAATTTGATTCAAAACGGTCTTAACCTTGCGTATACAGAAGATTTTGATAGTGCATCTTTATATTTTGATAAGGTAATTGAAATTTATCCTGAAAATCCCGCTGGCTATTTTTTTAAAGCCGCTCTCTTACAATTAAAAATGATGGATGGATGTCACTTCAACGACGAAAAGGAATATATCAATTTAATCAAAAAAGTAAGAACATTGTGTGAAGATATTCTGAAGAGAGAAGATAATTTATGGGCGGAATTTTATCTCGGTTCAAGTTTTGCATACCAGGCGGTATATGAAGGGTTAAAAAAGAATTATCTTGAGACATTCAATTATGGTGTCAAAGGTGGCAGGATACTGCAATCAATTACAAAAAAAGATTCTTTATTTTATGACGCCTATTTAGGAGCCGGCACCTATGAATATTTCTGGGCAAGGGCGAGCAGGTATCTGCCCTTTTTGAATCTTGCTGATGGCAATGTTGACGAGGCAATAAAAAAATTGCACATTGCCGCTGAAAAGAGTCTCTATTCCGGTCCGACCGCAAGAAATTCATTGGTATTTATTTATGGAGAGGAAAAAAAATTTGATATTGCGACAAGGATAATAGATAGTCTTTTACTCCAATATCCTGATTCAAAGACCTTCCACTGGAATAAAGCTGAACTTGAGTTCAAGAAAAAAAATTATGAGGTTGCACTGAGCATATATAAATGGTTATTTGACCAATACATTGGTGACGCAAATTATTCAAATTTAGCCCAGTGTAAATTATACATTGGTAAATGTTATTATGAGTTAGAAAACCGCGCTGAGGCAAAAAAAGCCCTGAAGGAAGTAATTGGATATAAAAAATACCAGGACAAATATCCGAAGATAAAAGAATACTGCCGGGAGGCATACTCTTTATTAAGCAGGTTATTATAAACTTGAAATTTGAATACCAATTGAGGTTGACAATTGTAGTTTATACTGTATAATATTATTACTATACTATGAGAAAAAGATTGCTACTAATTACATATTACTGGCCACCCTGCGGAGGTCCTGGTTCAATAAGACCTTTAAAATTTGCTAAATACCTTCCTGATTATGGGATTGAACCTATTATACTAACGCGTAAAAATATTGCCTATCATTCAATTGATTTGGAACTGGGCAGCGATTTAAATGACATTAAAGTATACAAGACTGATTCTCTTGACCCAGCACGAATTCTATATCTCCTGGGTATGCGTAAATACAAACCAAAAAAGTGGGAGATGCCAATAAAGAAAACATTAAACTTCCCCGATAATAAGACCGGATGGATTCCATTTGCATACAATGATGGATTAAAGATCGATTTTGATTATATCTTTGTCACTGCACCGCCATTCAGCTCGTTTATTACTGGCTATATGCTGGCAAAAAGAACTGACAAACCGTTGATCCTTGATTTTCGCGATGCCTGGCTTGAATTTCCGTTTATTCGTTATGAGAATCAACTTCAGAGAAGATTCGTTTCTTACTGGGAGAGAAAGGTTGTAGAATATGCAAGATTAATAATTACAATTAGCGACGATATAAAAGATGCATTGGCGAAGCGCTACCCCGAGGTTGAAAGGAAAATTTATGTCATACCTAATGGTTATGACCCAAATGATTTTTCTCATCCGCCACTTCCCGAGAAATTTACAATATCCTATTTAGGAACGATAAGAGAAGAGAGAAATCCAGAAACATTCTTGTTAGCAGTTGAAAAATTTTTAAAAGAGACAAAACTTTCTCCAGATAGTATAGAATTAAAATTTATTGGGCATATTGAAGAAGAATATATAAAACTGATAAAAAAATATCCTTATACCAGAATTCTTGGTCACCTTTCATATCATCAGGCTTTAAAAGAATTTTGCAATGCCCATATTGCATTAATGATTACAACCGGTGACGACTTCTTCTTTCCCAGCAGACAGAATGAATATCTGGCAAGTGGCTTACCAATCATTTCCTGTGGCTGGTCCAGAGGGCTTTTTTTCTTTGATAAGGCGGCTGAAAAAGGTTATCCTGTTTATATGTTTGAATACGACAATACGATTGGTATGAAAGAAAAGTTGCATGAACTGTATGTAAAGTATAAATATAACAGAATAAATATAAGCCCTCATCCCCTGCCCGAGTATACCAGGCAAAATCTAACAGCCAAACTTGCAAATTTACTGAAAAGTATTGACAAATTTTAAAAAATAAATATAATATAAATTCAGGATTGAATTATTATTTTAATAAGATTATTAATAGTTTAGCCTAAAAGGAGAATTAAATGTACGGAATAATCTTTGCCTTACATGTGCTTATATGCATATTGTTGATTATTGTGGTCCTTTTACAGCAGACCAGGGGTGCTGGTATGTCAAGTGTTTTTGGTGGTGGCGGAGGTACTGATTCTTTATTCGGTGGTAAGGGTGCTACGCCATTCTTTATTAAATTGACTTCGGGACTGGCAATAGGGTTCTTTTTAACATCCCTTTTTCTCGTACTCTTATCCCGGAGGCCTGTTGCAAAAACTGCGGTAGAGAAAGGATTGGAGACCGAGGTTCCGATTGCACCAACAACCCTACCTGAAGAACAACTTCCGACCCTTCCCCAGGAAAAAGGGGGTGAATAATGTTTGCGGTTATAAAGACAAATAGTTATCAGTATGTTGTTTCAAAGGGTGATAAGGTAATCATTCCTGCAGTCCTTGGCGAATCAGGGAAAGAAATTGAATTTGATAAAATCCTGATGATAAAAGATGAGAGTGGAGTCGTCGTTGGGAAACCATATGTTGAAGGTGCAATAGTAAAAGGAGTTATAAGAAAAACAGGTAAACTGCCAAAGGTGATGGTTTATAAATTTATTAGAAGAGAAAATTATCGTCGTAAAAAAGGGCATCGGCAGTTATTTACCGAAGTTGAAATAACAGATATAAAAAAATAGGAGGAAAGTATGGCACATAAAAAAGGTACTGGTTCAGCAAAAAATGGCAGGGATTCAGAAGGAAAACGGCTTGGTGTGAAGAGATTTGATGGACAGTTGGTTAATACAGGAACAATAATTATCAGACAGCGCGGAACGCGCATCCATCCAGGATTGAATACCGGCATGGGCAAGGATTATACAATTTATGCCCTCACCCAGGGAAAGGTAAAATTTGGCTATACAAAGGGTGGCAAAAGAATCGTTTCAGTGATACCAGCGTCAAGTTAGTATTATCATTAATGCTATAGTTTTATGCGCACCCCTTTGGGGTGCGTTTTTTTATTGACATTTTTCAATCTTTATTTATAATTACCTATGAAAATACTTGTTACAAGTGCGTTACCTTACGCAAATGGTGATATACACTTAGGACATCTTGCCGGTGCATATCTTCCCGCCGACATTTATGTCCGGTACCAGCGGCTCAAAGGCAGGGATGTGATACATATCTGCGGAACCGATGAACACGGCGTTCCAATCACTGTCCTTGCCGACCAGCAAAAAAAGAGTCCCCAGGAGATTGTTGATTTTTATCACGAATCTATAAAAAAATCATTTATTGAATTTGGCATATCATTTGATAATTTTTCCCGCACTACAATCCCTTTGCATTATCGTCTTGCCCAGGATTTTTTCTTAAATATTTACAACAAAGGATTTATATACGCAAAAGAGAATGAGCAATTTTACTGTCCAAAATGTAAAAGATTCCTTCCTGACCGTTATGTCGTTGGCAAATGCCCA
This portion of the candidate division WOR-3 bacterium genome encodes:
- a CDS encoding tetratricopeptide repeat protein, producing the protein MIFNLLSIIFFGELFLNPPEIQNLIQNGLNLAYTEDFDSASLYFDKVIEIYPENPAGYFFKAALLQLKMMDGCHFNDEKEYINLIKKVRTLCEDILKREDNLWAEFYLGSSFAYQAVYEGLKKNYLETFNYGVKGGRILQSITKKDSLFYDAYLGAGTYEYFWARASRYLPFLNLADGNVDEAIKKLHIAAEKSLYSGPTARNSLVFIYGEEKKFDIATRIIDSLLLQYPDSKTFHWNKAELEFKKKNYEVALSIYKWLFDQYIGDANYSNLAQCKLYIGKCYYELENRAEAKKALKEVIGYKKYQDKYPKIKEYCREAYSLLSRLL
- a CDS encoding glycosyltransferase; its protein translation is MRKRLLLITYYWPPCGGPGSIRPLKFAKYLPDYGIEPIILTRKNIAYHSIDLELGSDLNDIKVYKTDSLDPARILYLLGMRKYKPKKWEMPIKKTLNFPDNKTGWIPFAYNDGLKIDFDYIFVTAPPFSSFITGYMLAKRTDKPLILDFRDAWLEFPFIRYENQLQRRFVSYWERKVVEYARLIITISDDIKDALAKRYPEVERKIYVIPNGYDPNDFSHPPLPEKFTISYLGTIREERNPETFLLAVEKFLKETKLSPDSIELKFIGHIEEEYIKLIKKYPYTRILGHLSYHQALKEFCNAHIALMITTGDDFFFPSRQNEYLASGLPIISCGWSRGLFFFDKAAEKGYPVYMFEYDNTIGMKEKLHELYVKYKYNRINISPHPLPEYTRQNLTAKLANLLKSIDKF
- the secG gene encoding preprotein translocase subunit SecG, encoding MYGIIFALHVLICILLIIVVLLQQTRGAGMSSVFGGGGGTDSLFGGKGATPFFIKLTSGLAIGFFLTSLFLVLLSRRPVAKTAVEKGLETEVPIAPTTLPEEQLPTLPQEKGGE
- the rplU gene encoding 50S ribosomal protein L21, with the translated sequence MFAVIKTNSYQYVVSKGDKVIIPAVLGESGKEIEFDKILMIKDESGVVVGKPYVEGAIVKGVIRKTGKLPKVMVYKFIRRENYRRKKGHRQLFTEVEITDIKK
- the rpmA gene encoding 50S ribosomal protein L27; translated protein: MAHKKGTGSAKNGRDSEGKRLGVKRFDGQLVNTGTIIIRQRGTRIHPGLNTGMGKDYTIYALTQGKVKFGYTKGGKRIVSVIPASS